A genome region from Bacillota bacterium includes the following:
- a CDS encoding transposase has protein sequence MIVGVEPSGHYWKPLAHHFHSQGARVVLVNPYHVKQSKELDDNSQMKSDRKDALVVASLVQQGRFLRSYFADGVYADLRVLVSQRSHLKRQLNSAVNRLRSVLDEYFPLLPPSSRMREGITG, from the coding sequence GTGATCGTAGGGGTAGAACCTTCCGGGCATTATTGGAAGCCGCTTGCCCACCACTTCCACTCCCAGGGTGCGCGGGTGGTGCTCGTCAACCCGTACCACGTGAAGCAGAGCAAGGAACTGGACGACAACAGTCAGATGAAGAGCGACCGCAAGGATGCCCTGGTGGTGGCCAGCCTGGTGCAGCAGGGCCGGTTCCTGCGTTCTTACTTCGCCGATGGTGTCTACGCCGATTTGAGGGTGCTTGTGAGCCAGCGCTCTCACCTGAAGCGGCAGCTCAACTCGGCGGTGAACAGGCTCAGGAGCGTGTTGGACGAGTACTTCCCCCTACTACCGCCAAGCTCCCGAATGCGGGAAGGGATCACAGGCTGA
- a CDS encoding DUF1670 domain-containing protein: MTRERKGSERYATLPARDLLPVQVSHLRARFELAPQSYLAEAVARMTNEAMEAWEKQHGIERVRPGEMLVTYQGQNVRLPLLDPGTISRLGELRVEAVKRQIEHLELERLQAENPAATVQDVWQLLDQGELARQRGAKGQGFLPEEPISADQLPQVPRRPEAADPPREVLTLLVSKLESEYGCKPAQAEGLVRTAAEIRAWCCPEVSELRPGQVVWLAHGTHRSRRTDPRLFVPVVLTLLTPEEMERPPSSRAELKRLKMRQLERITAEAWRQDGVLTTVDLEWILHISPGLIRELLEAYQERFGVLLPTAGTVLDMGRTLTHKTIVVELALQGLSTTEIARRIYHAPSSVDAYLRLFDRVLMLVYYRVPEKAMHRITGTSPALVKEHLELAKKHFPDPDAIKNYLVSRGVKVEELASGV; encoded by the coding sequence GTGACCCGAGAGCGGAAGGGTAGCGAAAGGTACGCGACCCTTCCCGCAAGGGACCTTCTGCCAGTCCAGGTGTCCCACCTCAGGGCGCGGTTCGAACTGGCTCCCCAGTCATACCTCGCGGAAGCCGTGGCCCGGATGACCAACGAGGCCATGGAGGCCTGGGAGAAGCAGCACGGGATCGAGCGGGTCAGGCCGGGCGAAATGCTCGTCACCTACCAGGGCCAGAACGTGAGGCTGCCCCTGCTCGATCCCGGGACCATCTCCCGCCTCGGGGAGCTCAGGGTGGAGGCGGTGAAGCGCCAGATCGAGCACCTGGAACTCGAGCGGCTGCAGGCGGAAAACCCCGCCGCCACCGTGCAGGACGTGTGGCAACTCCTGGACCAGGGCGAACTGGCCAGGCAGCGGGGAGCCAAGGGCCAGGGCTTTCTCCCCGAGGAACCCATCTCCGCCGACCAGCTGCCCCAGGTGCCCAGGAGGCCGGAGGCCGCCGACCCGCCCAGGGAGGTCCTCACCCTCCTGGTCAGCAAGCTCGAGTCGGAGTACGGGTGCAAGCCCGCCCAGGCCGAGGGACTGGTCAGGACGGCGGCCGAGATCCGGGCCTGGTGCTGCCCGGAGGTGTCGGAACTGCGGCCCGGGCAGGTGGTGTGGCTGGCCCACGGTACCCACCGCAGCCGCCGCACCGACCCACGCCTGTTCGTCCCCGTGGTGCTCACGCTCCTCACCCCCGAGGAGATGGAGCGCCCGCCGTCGAGCAGGGCGGAACTGAAGCGGCTGAAAATGAGGCAGCTCGAGCGCATCACGGCCGAGGCGTGGCGGCAGGATGGAGTGCTCACCACCGTGGACCTGGAGTGGATCCTGCACATCAGCCCGGGGCTCATCCGCGAACTCCTGGAGGCGTACCAGGAGCGGTTCGGGGTGCTGCTGCCCACGGCCGGCACCGTGCTGGACATGGGCAGGACGCTGACGCACAAGACGATCGTGGTGGAGCTGGCCCTGCAGGGTCTTTCCACCACCGAGATCGCGCGCAGGATCTACCATGCCCCCTCTTCCGTGGACGCCTACCTGCGCCTGTTCGACCGAGTGCTGATGCTGGTGTACTACCGCGTCCCCGAAAAGGCCATGCACCGCATCACCGGCACCAGCCCCGCTCTCGTGAAGGAGCACCTGGAACTGGCAAAGAAACACTTCCCCGACCCGGACGCCATCAAGAACTACCTGGTCAGCCGCGGCGTCAAGGTCGAGGAGCTTGCTTCGGGAGTTTAG
- the istB gene encoding IS21-like element helper ATPase IstB: MKVHQLEPKLKALRLGGMLESLEIRLDQAQKGELGYLTFLEMLLEDEIGRRAQKALSRRLVRAHFEEVKTLAEFDFSYNPKIPAATIRDLATCRFIERKVGVLIYGPAGTGKSHVAQALGHAACQQEYEVLYTKAPRLFADLGGGHADGTWESRLRRYLHPDLLILDDFGLRELGVQQAEDLYELICGRYQRASTIVVSNRAPQDWYPLFPNPVLAEGALDRLVNSSHHVLMVGKSYRPMRRPDRVQQAGGAGTLPEASPSPPTPPHHPTPLPCDQQMEDQLDRGVVTMVQIG; this comes from the coding sequence ATGAAGGTGCACCAACTGGAACCCAAGCTCAAGGCGCTGCGCCTGGGAGGTATGCTGGAGTCCCTGGAGATTCGTCTCGACCAGGCCCAGAAGGGCGAGTTGGGATACCTCACCTTCCTGGAGATGCTCCTCGAGGATGAGATCGGCCGGCGGGCCCAGAAGGCGCTGTCCCGCCGGCTGGTGAGGGCACACTTCGAGGAGGTCAAGACCCTGGCCGAGTTTGACTTCTCATACAACCCCAAGATCCCCGCGGCCACAATCCGGGACCTGGCCACCTGCCGGTTCATTGAGCGCAAGGTGGGAGTGCTCATTTACGGCCCCGCAGGTACGGGCAAGTCGCATGTCGCACAGGCCTTGGGGCACGCTGCCTGCCAGCAGGAATACGAGGTCCTCTACACCAAGGCCCCGCGGCTCTTCGCCGACTTAGGCGGGGGTCACGCCGACGGCACCTGGGAGTCCAGGCTGCGGCGCTACCTGCACCCCGACCTGTTGATCCTCGACGACTTCGGGCTGCGGGAACTGGGCGTGCAGCAGGCCGAGGACCTGTACGAACTGATCTGCGGGCGGTACCAGCGTGCTTCCACCATCGTTGTTTCCAACCGCGCTCCCCAGGACTGGTACCCGCTGTTTCCCAACCCGGTGTTGGCGGAGGGGGCCCTCGACCGGCTGGTGAACAGCTCCCACCACGTGCTCATGGTGGGCAAGAGCTACCGGCCCATGCGCAGGCCCGACCGCGTTCAGCAAGCAGGCGGTGCCGGCACACTGCCGGAAGCTTCGCCATCGCCACCCACACCCCCTCACCACCCGACCCCGCTTCCCTGCGATCAGCAGATGGAGGACCAACTGGACCGGGGGGTGGTCACCATGGTACAAATAGGGTAG
- a CDS encoding DUF1670 domain-containing protein has protein sequence MKVGRPTFFRQRIRTEAASVEAKTLLAFLTSEIRARREISLEEAEMVARDTLDLIEGHLLSRGLGQIELPAIAGRSSFMRRGRSGQPEKLVAITVFSDDDAELMADFGVAVMVLGRMARAIEEAWEQDALLDERRLCLLWPLSHKGVRERLSKLWDQGCLLPLAGMSRKMRERLTTPRAVLAVDRYLRGDDPATIRRELAVSRHLLNRWYLGFQYTVALSDRPADEIAQAIDEPPEVVAGVRGQEIHPGVLQIIHPPRDMWPTLFVPW, from the coding sequence GTGAAAGTGGGGCGCCCCACCTTCTTCAGGCAGCGCATCCGCACTGAGGCAGCCTCGGTGGAGGCCAAGACTCTCTTGGCCTTCCTCACCAGCGAGATTCGGGCCAGGCGGGAGATCTCCCTGGAGGAAGCCGAGATGGTGGCCCGGGACACCCTCGACTTGATCGAAGGACACCTGCTCTCCCGCGGCCTGGGCCAGATCGAGCTCCCTGCCATAGCGGGCCGGTCAAGCTTCATGCGGCGGGGGCGCTCTGGGCAGCCCGAGAAGCTGGTGGCGATCACCGTGTTCTCCGATGACGATGCCGAGCTCATGGCCGACTTCGGGGTGGCGGTGATGGTGCTGGGGAGGATGGCCCGGGCCATCGAGGAGGCCTGGGAGCAGGACGCCCTGCTGGACGAAAGAAGGCTGTGCCTGCTCTGGCCCCTCAGCCACAAGGGCGTCCGGGAGAGGCTCAGCAAGCTCTGGGACCAGGGCTGCCTGCTGCCCCTGGCGGGGATGAGCAGGAAGATGCGGGAGAGGCTCACCACGCCGCGGGCGGTGCTGGCCGTGGACCGCTACCTGCGGGGGGACGACCCGGCCACCATCCGGCGGGAGCTGGCGGTGTCGCGGCACCTCCTCAACCGGTGGTACCTGGGGTTCCAGTACACGGTGGCCCTTTCCGACCGGCCCGCAGACGAGATCGCCCAAGCGATCGACGAGCCCCCCGAGGTGGTGGCCGGTGTCAGAGGTCAAGAAATTCACCCGGGGGTGCTTCAAATAATTCACCCACCCCGGGACATGTGGCCTACCCTATTTGTACCATGGTGA
- a CDS encoding DUF1670 domain-containing protein, with protein MPRKGVLPPPKAPPGQEWEAFLALLRQRHGYTPASSERFCQEVSDLAYRISRRHRASGQVVYFGVSSAEPPGKSLRDCTLREVILDYVTPEDWALVNRESPQALKWARLERLATSAYAQGVALSLADLGFLVGLSTDAVADCMKEHPKVVLPIRGRVADMGPTLSHAEKIIRLYMDGYTETDIVRRTGHSYESIERYLIDFARVTYCLDLGMPVPAVRMAVGRSRRLVEKYAALYREFTATDDYIFRMARIRRMAEAHPPEKKGAQREEIQ; from the coding sequence GTGCCCCGAAAGGGTGTGCTGCCTCCGCCCAAAGCACCCCCGGGGCAGGAGTGGGAAGCCTTCTTAGCCCTGCTGAGGCAGCGGCACGGGTACACCCCCGCCTCCTCGGAGCGGTTCTGCCAGGAGGTGAGCGACCTCGCCTACCGCATCTCCCGCCGGCACCGGGCCTCGGGCCAGGTGGTGTACTTCGGGGTCTCAAGTGCGGAGCCCCCGGGGAAGAGCCTGCGCGACTGCACGCTCCGGGAGGTCATCCTGGACTACGTCACCCCGGAAGACTGGGCCCTGGTGAACCGGGAGAGTCCCCAGGCGCTCAAGTGGGCGCGGCTGGAGCGTCTTGCCACCTCCGCCTACGCCCAGGGCGTGGCCCTGTCGCTGGCCGACCTCGGCTTCCTGGTGGGGCTGTCCACCGACGCGGTGGCCGACTGTATGAAGGAGCACCCCAAGGTGGTGCTGCCCATCCGGGGCCGGGTGGCCGACATGGGCCCCACGCTGTCGCACGCGGAGAAGATCATCAGGCTGTACATGGATGGTTACACGGAGACGGACATCGTGCGCCGCACCGGCCACAGCTACGAGAGCATCGAGCGGTACCTGATCGACTTTGCCCGCGTGACCTACTGCCTGGACCTGGGCATGCCCGTGCCCGCGGTGAGGATGGCCGTGGGCAGGTCGCGCAGGCTGGTGGAGAAGTACGCGGCCCTCTACCGGGAGTTCACGGCCACGGACGACTATATCTTCCGCATGGCCAGGATCCGCCGGATGGCCGAGGCCCACCCCCCGGAGAAAAAGGGGGCGCAAAGGGAGGAGATACAGTGA
- a CDS encoding BrxE family protein: MTRDIPIDVRGACLKVAVLVARLGEKDIFNWWDSEALSWAGREALRRTFPHTWAIQSLFLACTAAREACRGLVPPGNSMTLFDLAFRTGDLRQELGADEARSLVQGVEGADEYAREVAGSGANVESILVRAGTCEPRDIAWVREHLGDVGERAVCIGKVAVGNLRTEEGRVLWGRRLAAAHVLGEVGRLVVPYIGLS; the protein is encoded by the coding sequence ATGACCCGGGACATACCGATTGATGTGCGGGGTGCGTGTCTGAAAGTCGCCGTCTTGGTGGCCCGCCTTGGGGAGAAGGACATCTTCAATTGGTGGGACTCGGAGGCGCTGTCGTGGGCCGGGAGGGAGGCCTTGCGGCGGACCTTCCCACATACCTGGGCCATCCAGAGCCTGTTCCTGGCATGTACCGCCGCCCGTGAGGCATGCCGGGGCCTGGTTCCCCCGGGAAATTCAATGACCCTCTTTGACTTGGCCTTTCGTACTGGTGACCTGCGGCAAGAGCTGGGCGCGGACGAGGCACGATCATTAGTGCAGGGCGTTGAAGGCGCGGATGAGTACGCGCGGGAGGTGGCCGGATCGGGCGCGAACGTGGAGTCGATCCTGGTGCGTGCGGGGACCTGCGAACCCCGGGACATCGCGTGGGTGCGAGAGCACCTGGGGGACGTCGGGGAAAGGGCGGTGTGCATCGGCAAGGTGGCGGTGGGGAACCTGCGGACGGAGGAAGGGCGTGTGCTCTGGGGGAGGCGCCTGGCCGCTGCTCACGTTCTAGGTGAAGTGGGCAGGCTGGTGGTTCCCTACATAGGATTGTCATGA
- a CDS encoding DUF1819 family protein: MTKTLVTGDYTSNLMKGGALLGETFHLLRLWQPEEDFTDFSQRVASQNMLAKSTRSRSRDVLTRVFRRRFLKHGEEPARILKVLIEAGIARDVVVLLIYYWTALAERLLFDFVVERLWDLWAEGRVYVTTDDVLDYINELAVRGRMRGTWSEHIRRKTARGLLAALRDFGVLEGRTRKRIRGMRLPWEVAAIVAYDLRRRGVTPVELVESSVWRLFLVGEAQLRQVLAEVQQEGLITLQQAGSVVCIDWAYDGAEEVAHVIAAGAHPVRGGAPAGPEAT; this comes from the coding sequence ATGACGAAGACCTTGGTTACCGGGGACTATACGAGCAACTTGATGAAGGGTGGGGCACTGCTGGGGGAGACGTTCCACCTGCTCCGGCTGTGGCAACCGGAGGAGGATTTTACTGACTTCAGCCAACGGGTGGCGTCGCAAAACATGCTGGCGAAGTCGACTAGGAGCCGGAGCCGGGATGTGCTGACGCGCGTCTTTCGTCGACGGTTCCTGAAGCACGGGGAGGAACCGGCACGGATTCTGAAGGTCCTGATCGAAGCAGGGATCGCCCGAGATGTGGTTGTGCTGCTCATTTACTACTGGACGGCCCTGGCCGAGCGGTTGCTTTTCGACTTCGTGGTAGAACGGTTGTGGGATCTGTGGGCCGAAGGGCGAGTGTACGTGACCACCGACGATGTGCTCGATTACATAAACGAACTCGCTGTCCGGGGAAGGATGCGGGGGACCTGGTCTGAGCATATCCGCCGGAAGACTGCTCGCGGGCTGTTGGCGGCTCTGCGGGATTTCGGCGTGCTGGAGGGGAGAACCCGGAAGCGGATACGAGGTATGCGGCTTCCGTGGGAGGTAGCGGCGATCGTGGCATACGACCTGCGTCGACGGGGGGTTACACCGGTCGAACTGGTAGAGTCATCCGTGTGGAGGCTCTTTCTGGTCGGTGAAGCTCAGTTGAGGCAAGTCCTGGCTGAGGTCCAGCAGGAAGGGTTGATTACCTTGCAGCAGGCCGGGTCGGTGGTCTGCATTGATTGGGCCTATGACGGTGCGGAGGAGGTTGCCCATGTCATCGCTGCAGGCGCGCATCCGGTGCGTGGAGGAGCACCTGCTGGCCCGGAAGCCACTTAG
- a CDS encoding DUF87 domain-containing protein, whose translation MTGKQQINIGEDFTLPVDMLVGRCAAVLGIRGSGKTNTAAVVVEELLMNGYPLAIADIDGEYWGLKERYEVLSAGGSRAVDLAVAPRHGAVLAQEALTRGIPLILDMSSFSVDEMYELLYRFAKGLWETSVEVRRPFHLVIEEAHEFLPQGLRTDLKDILVRIALRGRKRGLGILVVSQRSAKVDKDVLTQAELLFLHKVVHPVDMRVYKEIIPWPADKTETVIGSLAVGECVAVAPGMIQTVKVRARTTFHAGFTPSFAAARLPKVRKVNAELLTVLKQVTAERTDQDEAHRLREQCEALRMQLAERDKRIEQLESELEVISRLRVELVVPEGGRQTNEGQAGRAGLDQTGFIAVGFGREAPVQLPADAASHLNRIKRRLLALNRVQRSVLHLLVSRYPSQYTYSQLSTWTGYSESTLYKNNLHLLTKIGVLRASMQGRNRVFRSDVRKFVADQFEVYLPTIGTRGLGEITAALSTWICEKLGAPE comes from the coding sequence ATGACGGGGAAACAGCAGATCAACATTGGTGAGGACTTCACCCTTCCCGTAGACATGCTGGTCGGACGGTGTGCAGCAGTCCTGGGTATACGGGGCTCGGGGAAAACCAACACGGCAGCAGTCGTTGTGGAGGAGCTGTTGATGAACGGGTACCCCCTTGCGATCGCGGACATAGATGGCGAGTATTGGGGGCTCAAGGAGCGCTATGAGGTGCTGTCCGCAGGCGGATCCCGGGCTGTTGATTTGGCGGTTGCGCCTCGGCATGGCGCAGTGCTTGCTCAGGAAGCTCTCACTCGTGGTATCCCGCTCATCTTGGACATGAGTAGCTTCAGTGTAGACGAGATGTACGAGCTCCTCTACCGGTTTGCGAAGGGTCTGTGGGAGACTTCTGTAGAAGTACGTCGTCCGTTCCATCTCGTGATTGAGGAAGCACACGAATTCCTGCCCCAGGGTCTGCGCACCGACCTTAAGGACATTCTCGTGCGCATCGCCCTTCGCGGGCGGAAGCGGGGTTTGGGCATACTCGTGGTCAGCCAACGCTCAGCGAAGGTGGATAAGGATGTGCTGACCCAAGCCGAACTTCTCTTTCTTCACAAAGTAGTGCATCCGGTCGACATGAGGGTCTACAAGGAGATCATTCCGTGGCCGGCAGACAAAACTGAGACGGTGATAGGCTCCCTTGCCGTCGGAGAGTGTGTCGCGGTGGCTCCCGGCATGATCCAGACTGTCAAGGTCAGGGCACGAACTACTTTCCATGCTGGTTTTACTCCTTCTTTTGCAGCGGCGCGGCTGCCCAAGGTGAGGAAGGTCAATGCCGAGTTACTGACGGTGTTAAAGCAGGTGACGGCTGAACGAACAGACCAGGATGAGGCTCACCGTCTCAGGGAGCAGTGCGAAGCATTGCGGATGCAACTGGCTGAGCGCGACAAACGGATCGAGCAGCTTGAGTCAGAACTGGAAGTGATCAGTAGGCTGAGAGTGGAGTTGGTGGTCCCCGAGGGGGGTCGGCAAACCAACGAGGGTCAGGCAGGTCGAGCGGGGTTGGATCAAACGGGTTTCATCGCTGTCGGCTTCGGGCGGGAGGCTCCTGTCCAGCTCCCCGCGGACGCGGCTTCCCACCTTAACCGAATTAAGAGGCGCTTGCTAGCTCTTAACAGGGTGCAGCGAAGCGTTCTGCACCTGTTGGTATCGCGGTACCCGTCACAGTACACTTACTCGCAATTGTCCACGTGGACCGGCTACAGTGAGTCGACCTTATACAAGAACAACCTGCACTTGTTAACCAAAATTGGTGTGCTCCGGGCGAGTATGCAGGGCAGGAATCGGGTTTTCCGGTCGGACGTCAGGAAGTTCGTCGCTGACCAGTTTGAGGTCTACCTTCCGACTATAGGCACACGGGGATTGGGTGAGATCACGGCGGCGCTTTCGACGTGGATTTGCGAGAAGCTTGGTGCACCGGAGTAA
- the istA gene encoding IS21 family transposase: MARREFTVRDIVEIFEHWQTGRSIRAIARSLGLDRNTVRKYVRAAEDAGYTPGVRRSPEEWAEFVRQRFPRAADDRLRSSSFTRVEPYREQIQKDLAEVGAVSIVWQRLRDEAGLDVSLSTFRRYVQAALPGTVSPADVVIWRPEVPPGEEVQVDFGRLGIWRDPVTGKRRMAYAFIMVLAYSRHMFVRVVFSLDSRMWLTSHVVGLEFLGGVPRRVVLDNLADGVLKPDIYDPRFNRAYAELALHYGFLIDPCRSGHPTDKPRVERGVRYVRDNFWRGRNFLSPDEANREAVRWCLEVAGRRIHGTTRQRPLELFEREERQHLFSLPAEPWEMREWTTAKVAPDAHCHVAKALYSVPWRLIGSELSVCVKENTVQFFKGEEIVKTHPRVPPGKRQTDFADLPEDRIAFFQRTPQWCLRRAGEMGPHVREAVAQVLSVNTLYNLRQAQGILRLEEKYGARRLEAACERALAYGDPRYRTVKNILANGMDGRPIDIREQDGSRSVGAFLHGQQHFALPAAGGE, translated from the coding sequence GTGGCACGGAGGGAGTTCACTGTGCGCGACATCGTGGAGATCTTCGAACACTGGCAGACGGGAAGGAGTATCCGGGCCATCGCCCGGAGCCTCGGCCTGGACCGCAACACGGTGCGGAAGTACGTCAGGGCCGCCGAGGACGCAGGCTACACCCCGGGGGTGCGGCGCTCCCCCGAGGAGTGGGCGGAGTTCGTGCGCCAGCGCTTTCCCCGGGCGGCCGACGACCGCTTACGATCCAGTAGCTTCACCAGAGTGGAGCCGTACCGGGAACAGATCCAGAAGGATCTCGCGGAGGTCGGTGCCGTCAGCATCGTGTGGCAACGCCTGCGGGACGAAGCGGGCCTGGATGTGAGCTTGAGCACCTTTCGGCGCTACGTCCAGGCGGCGCTGCCCGGAACCGTCTCGCCCGCGGACGTGGTGATTTGGCGGCCGGAGGTGCCTCCTGGGGAGGAAGTGCAGGTCGACTTCGGTCGGCTGGGCATCTGGCGCGATCCCGTTACCGGCAAGCGGCGGATGGCATACGCGTTCATCATGGTGCTGGCGTACAGCAGGCACATGTTCGTTCGGGTGGTGTTCAGCCTGGACTCCCGCATGTGGCTCACGTCCCACGTAGTGGGGCTGGAGTTCCTCGGCGGGGTCCCCCGCCGCGTCGTGCTGGATAACCTCGCCGACGGCGTCCTCAAGCCGGACATCTACGATCCCAGGTTCAACAGAGCCTACGCTGAGCTTGCGCTTCACTATGGGTTCCTCATCGACCCCTGCCGGTCAGGGCACCCAACGGACAAGCCTCGGGTGGAAAGAGGTGTGCGCTATGTACGTGACAATTTCTGGCGGGGAAGGAACTTCCTGAGCCCCGATGAAGCCAACCGGGAGGCGGTGAGGTGGTGCCTGGAGGTGGCGGGACGGAGGATCCACGGGACCACCCGGCAGCGCCCTCTGGAGTTGTTCGAGCGGGAGGAACGGCAGCACCTGTTCTCCCTGCCCGCCGAGCCCTGGGAGATGCGGGAGTGGACGACTGCCAAGGTGGCGCCGGATGCCCACTGCCACGTGGCCAAGGCCTTGTACTCGGTCCCCTGGCGGCTGATCGGTTCGGAGCTCTCGGTCTGCGTCAAGGAGAACACGGTGCAGTTCTTCAAGGGCGAGGAGATCGTGAAGACGCACCCGCGCGTGCCCCCGGGCAAGAGGCAGACCGACTTCGCCGACCTGCCGGAGGACCGCATCGCCTTCTTCCAGCGCACGCCCCAGTGGTGCCTCAGGAGGGCTGGGGAGATGGGACCTCACGTGCGGGAGGCCGTGGCCCAGGTGCTCTCGGTGAACACGCTCTACAACCTCAGGCAGGCCCAGGGGATACTGCGCCTGGAGGAAAAGTACGGGGCCAGGCGCCTGGAGGCGGCCTGCGAACGCGCCCTGGCCTACGGTGACCCCAGGTACCGCACCGTGAAGAACATCCTGGCCAACGGGATGGACGGACGGCCCATCGATATCAGAGAACAAGACGGTAGCCGCTCGGTGGGAGCATTCCTGCACGGCCAGCAGCATTTTGCCCTGCCGGCGGCCGGAGGAGAGTGA